One genomic region from Acipenser ruthenus unplaced genomic scaffold, fAciRut3.2 maternal haplotype, whole genome shotgun sequence encodes:
- the LOC131729800 gene encoding zinc finger protein 70-like isoform X1, giving the protein MAAVYSVRAGSAGGAAGVAFLIENGGSPSQNDERLSRVGSGQAGLDLGAAGQPADEASRTMPTEEAMQTKAKQREDGLHTKLWEVWESAGETVPSGDSAKDEKAAPPFRLRRKQLLITYSGEDIGEEVLHGGEETESGSESEGGAATPRGGGGGGSVSRSSSLSDGEEEEEEEEGRSWNLRQRKECPRCGERFNGICSCSRHQKPPTRGGSERERDENHHSPRPAGYGFLGRGESRSRLDPPEPGDHLNITAEDPGADPLECPECGMCFSDGAEFRTHRQYHTDFEPMDEGGADLHGDESAFGPPWKRLQRQHEEPRFPGAYPFECKHCSKGFKHHTSLQKHMYLHSGARPFQCPQCPDAFAFEPRLRSHLKLHQLKPHRCPQCRKGYQEERQLREHLASHQRSKPYPCPLCPKTYRTAAELKDHSNTHTGERPYACPHCQKRFAHRGGLIVHSKTHSGGRKGRRALDRGRPPSPPPPSSSSSQSRRGQGEGSGQAGLRCLDCGVFFRRESELHEHYMQHARGEL; this is encoded by the exons ATGGCTGCTGTTTACAGTGTGCGCGCTGGTTCCGCTGGCGGTGCCGCCGGGGTTGCCTTCCTGATCGAAAACGGGGGAAGCCCTTCTCAAAATGACGAGCGGCTCAGCCGTGTGGGCAGCGGCCAAGCCGGGCTCGACCTGGGTGCCGCGGGTCAGCCAGCGGACGAGGCCAGCCGGACAATGCCGACGGAGGAGGCGATGCAAACAAAAGCGAAGCAGCGTGAGGACGGGCTGCACACAAAGTTGTGGGAAGTGTGGGAGAGCGCCGGGGAGACCGTCCCGTCCGGAGACTCCGCCAAGGACGAGAAGG CCGCCCCTCCGTTCCGTCTGCGTCGCAAGCAGCTCCTGATCACCTACTCCGGGGAGGACATCGGAGAGGAGGTGCTGCACGGGGGAGAGGAGACGGAGTCGGGATCGGAGTCCGAGGGGGGGGCGGCGACAccaaggggagggggagggggcggcAGTGTCTCGCGGTCTTCATCGCTGTCcgatggggaggaggaggaggaggaggaggaggggaggagctgGAATCTGAGGCAGAGGAAGGAATGCCCGCGCTGCGGCGAGCGTTTCAACGGGATTTGCAGCTGCAGCCGGCACCAGAAACCGCCCACCAGAGGAGGcagcgagagggagagggacgAGAACCACCACAGCCCTCGGCCTGCTGGGTACGGCTTCCTGGGGAGGGGGGAGTCCCGTTCCAGGCTGGACCCCCCCGAACCGGGAGACCACCTGAACATCACCGCGGAGGACCCCGGCGCGGACCCCCTGGAGTGTCCGGAGTGCGGGATGTGTTTCTCGGACGGCGCTGAGTTCCGCACCCACCGGCAGTACCACACGGACTTCGAGCCCATGGACGAGGGGGGCGCCGATCTCCACGGCGACGAGAGCGCGTTCGGACCCCCGTGGAAGAGGCTGCAGAGGCAGCACGAGGAGCCCCGCTTCCCCGGCGCCTACCCTTTCGAATGCAAGCACTGCAGCAAAGGGTTCAAGCACCACACCTCCCTGCAGAAACACATGTACCTCCACAGCGGCGCCAGGCCCTTCCAGTGCCCCCAGTGCCCGGACGCCTTCGCCTTCGAGCCCAGGCTGCGCAGCCACCTCAAGCTGCACCAACTGAAGCCACACCGCTGCCCGCAGTGCCGCAAGGGGTACCAGGAGGAGAGGCAGCTGCGGGAGCACCTGGCCTCGCACCAGCGCAGCAAGCCCTACCCCTGCCCGCTGTGCCCCAAGACCTACCGCACAGCGGCCGAGCTCAAGGACCACAGCAACACGCACACCGGGGAGCGCCCCTACGCCTGCCCGCACTGCCAGAAGAGGTTCGCACACAGGGGGGGCCTGATCGTGCACAGCAAGACGCACAGCGGGGGCAGGAAGGGCCGGCGCGCGCTGGACAGGGGGAGGCCCCCCTCCCCGCCaccgccctcctcctcctcctcccagtcCAGACggggacagggagaggggagcgggcaGGCTGGGCTCCGGTGTTTGGACTGTGGGGTTTTTTTCAGGCGGGAGTCGGAGCTTCACGAACATTACATGCAGCACGCCCGGGGAGAGCTGtag
- the LOC131729800 gene encoding zinc finger protein 408-like isoform X2, which produces MAAVYSVRAGSAGGAAGVAFLIENGGSPSQNDERLSRVGSGQAGLDLGAAGQPADEASRTMPTEEAMQTKAKQREDGLHTKLWEVWESAGETVPSGDSAKDEKAAPPFRLRRKQLLITYSGEDIGEEVLHGGEETESGSESEGGAATPRGGGGGGSVSRSSSLSDGEEEEEEEEGRSWNLRQRKECPRCGERFNGICSCSRHQKPPTRGGSERERDENHHSPRPAGYGFLGRGESRSRLDPPEPGDHLNITAEDPGADPLECPECGMCFSDGAEFRTHRQYHTDFEPMDEGGADLHGDESAFGPPWKRLQRQHEEPRFPGAYPFECKHCSKGFKHHTSLQKHMYLHSGARPFQCPQCPDAFAFEPRLRSHLKLHQLKPHRCPQCRKGYQEERQLREHLASHQRSKPYPCPLCPKTYRTAAELKDHSNTHTGERPYACPHCQKSVLV; this is translated from the exons ATGGCTGCTGTTTACAGTGTGCGCGCTGGTTCCGCTGGCGGTGCCGCCGGGGTTGCCTTCCTGATCGAAAACGGGGGAAGCCCTTCTCAAAATGACGAGCGGCTCAGCCGTGTGGGCAGCGGCCAAGCCGGGCTCGACCTGGGTGCCGCGGGTCAGCCAGCGGACGAGGCCAGCCGGACAATGCCGACGGAGGAGGCGATGCAAACAAAAGCGAAGCAGCGTGAGGACGGGCTGCACACAAAGTTGTGGGAAGTGTGGGAGAGCGCCGGGGAGACCGTCCCGTCCGGAGACTCCGCCAAGGACGAGAAGG CCGCCCCTCCGTTCCGTCTGCGTCGCAAGCAGCTCCTGATCACCTACTCCGGGGAGGACATCGGAGAGGAGGTGCTGCACGGGGGAGAGGAGACGGAGTCGGGATCGGAGTCCGAGGGGGGGGCGGCGACAccaaggggagggggagggggcggcAGTGTCTCGCGGTCTTCATCGCTGTCcgatggggaggaggaggaggaggaggaggaggggaggagctgGAATCTGAGGCAGAGGAAGGAATGCCCGCGCTGCGGCGAGCGTTTCAACGGGATTTGCAGCTGCAGCCGGCACCAGAAACCGCCCACCAGAGGAGGcagcgagagggagagggacgAGAACCACCACAGCCCTCGGCCTGCTGGGTACGGCTTCCTGGGGAGGGGGGAGTCCCGTTCCAGGCTGGACCCCCCCGAACCGGGAGACCACCTGAACATCACCGCGGAGGACCCCGGCGCGGACCCCCTGGAGTGTCCGGAGTGCGGGATGTGTTTCTCGGACGGCGCTGAGTTCCGCACCCACCGGCAGTACCACACGGACTTCGAGCCCATGGACGAGGGGGGCGCCGATCTCCACGGCGACGAGAGCGCGTTCGGACCCCCGTGGAAGAGGCTGCAGAGGCAGCACGAGGAGCCCCGCTTCCCCGGCGCCTACCCTTTCGAATGCAAGCACTGCAGCAAAGGGTTCAAGCACCACACCTCCCTGCAGAAACACATGTACCTCCACAGCGGCGCCAGGCCCTTCCAGTGCCCCCAGTGCCCGGACGCCTTCGCCTTCGAGCCCAGGCTGCGCAGCCACCTCAAGCTGCACCAACTGAAGCCACACCGCTGCCCGCAGTGCCGCAAGGGGTACCAGGAGGAGAGGCAGCTGCGGGAGCACCTGGCCTCGCACCAGCGCAGCAAGCCCTACCCCTGCCCGCTGTGCCCCAAGACCTACCGCACAGCGGCCGAGCTCAAGGACCACAGCAACACGCACACCGGGGAGCGCCCCTACGCCTGCCCGCACTGCCAGAAGAG tgtgttggTGTGA